The following are encoded together in the Triticum dicoccoides isolate Atlit2015 ecotype Zavitan chromosome 6B, WEW_v2.0, whole genome shotgun sequence genome:
- the LOC119325977 gene encoding GDSL esterase/lipase At5g55050-like, translating into MAVLRRALVALRLLFIAAAIRLPLVAVVSSTVVSRAMVPAIFVFGDSTADVGNNNYLPGTSARADFPHNGVDFPGGEPTGRFSNGFIGADFLAVHMGFSGSPPPYISLVAGSGEASGNTTTKRPVAADASMRGASFASGGSGVLDSTGDTINMTKQIEYFSDLKDQMLSARLGAFGASAFLSKSIFLISAGSNDAIDFSQDTSPDSTALQQFREAVVSTYDSHVITLYNLGARKFAVIDVAPLECCPYWRSRNPSGECVEPLNRLAKSLNDGIRDLFAGLVREMQGMEYAIGSAYELVSRIVQDPQSAGLTELKSACSGGGGRFNADGGCTPSAGYCSDRGKFLFWDFLHPTQATSRLAGRAFYDGPARFVGPITFRELAET; encoded by the exons ATGGCCGTGCTGCGACGAGCTTTGGTCGCACTCCGGTTGCTGTTCATTGCTGCGGCGATCCGGTTGCCGTTGGTGGCTGTGGTGAGCAGCACCGTTGTCTCCAGGGCAATGGTTCCggcgatctttgtgttcggcgactCCACTGCCGATGTGGGGAACAACAACTACTTGCCGGGGACCAGTGCCAGGGCTGATTTTCCTCACAATGGCGTCGACTTCCCCGGCGGTGAGCCGACGGGCAGGTTCAGCAACGGCTTCATTGGCGCCGACTTCTTGG CTGTCCACATGGGCTTCAGCGGGAGCCCGCCACCGTACATCTCTCTCGTCGCCGGCAGTGGCGAGGCATCAGGCAACACGACGACAAAGAGGCCGGTGGCCGCTGATGCCTCCATGAGAGGAGCCAGCTTTGCCTCTGGAGGCTCCGGTGTTCTTGACTCCACT GGAGACACGATCAACATGACGAAGCAGATCGAATACTTCTCGGATCTCAAAGACCAGATGCTGTCAGCCAGATTGGGTGCCTTCGGAGCATCGGCCTTCCTCTCCAAGTCCATCTTCCTCATCAGCGCGGGCTCGAACGACGCCATCGACTTCTCGCAGGACACATCGCCGGACTCCACCGCACTCCAGCAGTTCAGGGAAGCCGTGGTCTCGACATACGATAGCCATGTCATA ACGCTGTACAACCTTGGGGCGAGGAAGTTCGCGGTGATCGACGTGGCGCCGCTCGAGTGCTGCCCGTACTGGAGGAGCCGGAACCCGTCCGGGGAGTGCGTCGAGCCGCTGAACCGGCTAGCGAAGAGCCTCAACGATGGGATCCGGGACCTGTTCGCCGGCCTCGTCCGCGAGATGCAGGGCATGGAGTACGCCATTGGCAGCGCCTACGagctcgtctcccgcatcgtccaaGACCCGCAGTCTGCAG GATTGACGGAGTTGAAGAGCGCGTGCTCTGGAGGTGGCGGCAGGTTCAACGCCGACGGAGGGTGCACCCCCAGCGCCGGCTACTGCAGCGACCGTGGCAAGTTCCTCTTCTGGGACTTCCTGCACCCTACCCAGGCCACCTCCAGGCTCGCCGGCCGAGCGTTCTACGACGGGCCGGCACGGTTCGTCGGCCCGATCACCTTCAGGGAACTGGCCGAGACGTAG
- the LOC119322749 gene encoding choline/ethanolaminephosphotransferase 1-like codes for MGYVGSHGVATLRKYKYSGVDHSIVAKYILQPFWSRFVNVFPLWFPPNMITLTGFMFLLTSAFIGFLYSPHLDTAPPRWVHLAHGILLFLYQTFDAVDGKQARRTNSSSPLGELFDHGCDALACTFESLAFGSTAMCGNATFWFWVISAVPFYFATWEHYFTNTLVLPIVNGPTEGLMLIYVCHIFTFFTGAEWWAQDFRKSLPLLNWVPLVPEISLYGIVLFLMIAFAVIPTIGSNTHNVYKVVEARKGSMVLALAMLFPFGLLMAGTLVWSYLSPSDIMRNQPHLLIIGTGFAFGYLVGRMILAHLCDEPKGLKTGMCMALAYFPFAIANALTARLDDGNPLFDEQLVLLIYCLFTVALYMHFATSVIHEITNALGIHCFRITRKKA; via the exons ATGGGGTACGTCGGCAGCCACGGCGTGGCGACGCTGCGCAAGTACAAGTACAGCGGCGTCGACCACTCCATCGTCGCCAAGTACATCCTCCAGCCCTTCTGGTCGCGATTCGTCAACGTCTTCCCGCTCTGGTTCCC ACCAAACATG ATCACGCTGACAGGTTTCATGTTTCTGCTGACATCGGCATTCATTGGCTTT TTGTATTCACCTCATCTTGATACAGCGCCCCCTAGATGGGTTCATCTCGCGCATGGAATCCTTCTCTTCCTTTACCAG ACTTTTGATGCTGTGGATGGTAAACAAGCAAGACGTACCAACTCATCAAGTCCTTTAGGCGAACTTTTTGATCACG GATGCGACGCGCTTGCATGTACT TTTGAGTCCCTGGCTTTTGGGAGCACAGCTATGTGTGGAAATGCTACCTTTTGGTTTTGGGTCATTTCGGCTGTCCCCTTCTACTTTGCAACCTGGGAACA CTATTTTACAAACACACTTGTTCTTCCTATAGTCAATGGGCCAACTGAAGGCCTTATGCTGATTTATGTGTGCcatatcttcacctttttcacag GAGCTGAATGGTGGGCGCAGGATTTCCGGAAATCATTGCCCCTCCTTAATTGGGTGCCTCTTGTTCCTG AAATCTCGCTATATGGCATTGTGCTGTTTCTAATGATTGCTTTTGCTGTAATCCCGACGATTGGATCTAA CACTCACAATGTTTACAAAGTCGTTGAAGCAAGAAAAGGAAGCATGGTGCTGGCACTAGCAATG CTCTTCCCTTTCGGTTTACTCATGGCTGGAACTCTCGTGTG GTCCTATCTATCTCCTTCAGATATAATGAGAAATCAACCACATCTGCTAATTATTGGAACGGGTTTTGCGTTTGGCTATCTTGTG GGAAGAATGATTCTGGCTCACTTATGTGACGAACCCAAAGGTCTGAAGACAGGAATGTGCATG GCCCTGGCATATTTTCCGTTTGCAATTGCAAATGCGCTGACTGCCCGACTTGATGATGG AAACCCCCTTTTTGATGAGCAGCTCGTTCTCCTGATATACTGCTTATTTACAG TGGCGCTGTACATGCATTTTGCTACATCCGTTATCCATGAAATCACCAACGCACTTGGGATTCATTGCTTCAG AATCACCAGGAAAAAGGCGTAA
- the LOC119326049 gene encoding pentatricopeptide repeat-containing protein At2g17670-like: MGRVQQAMRAAKVPRHALVPKPSAASTPTPPPPPPRGPRPADGKPPHGKPPRRTPRAASEHAGALALPDRPAPPAEKRPITTPAELSAAIRAAVDADVDAAASLALKAAPTIPLPAQSLALLLRRLAAHRSVAAARDLLAALPYSADNPAPRPALLALADACCRRGDPREIGQLLPVLADHGVRADAHVYNALMKGHCADSDTVGLLGVLRRMKDDGVDPDIVTYNTLVYGLARAGLVAKARTYLDAMAAEGLFPDVITYTSLMNGMCVKGDALGALKLLEEMEANGCEPNDRTYNTLLMGLCRNRKLDKAVEVYKSMVGAGMKLEPPAYATFIRALCRAGRVPDAYEVFDYGIESKSIPQATAYSELESSLKWLRKMKE, translated from the coding sequence atGGGGAGGGTGCAGCAAGCCATGCGCGCCGCCAAGGTCCCCCGCCACGCTCTCGTCCCGAAGCCCTCCGCGGCGTCCACCCCGACGCCCCCTCCCCCGCCACCACGTGGGCCTCGTCCCGCCGACGGTAAACCTCCCCACGGCAAGCCGCCACGGAGAACCCCCAGGGCCGCCTCCGAGCACGCGGGGGCCCTGGCCCTGCCGGACCGGCCGGCGCCTCCGGCCGAGAAGAGGCCCATCACCACGCCCGCGGAGCTCTCGGCCGCCATCCGCGCCGCGGTGGACGCCGACGTGGACGCGGCCGCCTCGCTCGCGCTCAAGGCCGCGCCCACCATCCCGCTCCCGGCGCAGTCgctcgcgctcctcctccgccgcctcgccgcgcaCCGCTCCGTGGCCGCGGCGCGGGACCTCCTCGCGGCGCTCCCGTACTCCGCCGACAACCCCGcgccgcgcccggcgctcctgGCCCTCGCCGACGCGTGCTGCCGCCGCGGCGACCCGCGCGAGATCGGGCAGCTCCTGCCCGTCCTCGCCGACCACGGCGTCCGCGCCGACGCCCACGTCTACAACGCCCTCATGAAGGGCCACTGCGCCGACTCCGACACCGTGGGGCTCCTCGGCGTGCTCCGCCGGATGAAGGACGACGGTGTGGACCCCGACATCGTCACCTACAACACCCTCGTCTACGGCCTCGCGCGCGCCGGGCTCGTCGCCAAGGCCAGGACCTACCTCGACGCCATGGCTGCCGAGGGCCTCTTCCCGGACGTCATCACCTACACGTCGCTCATGAACGGGATGTGCGTCAAGGGCGACGCCCTGGGCGCGCTCAAGCTGCTCGAGGAAATGGAGGCCAATGGGTGCGAGCCCAATGACAGGACGTACAACACGCTGCTCATGGGGCTCTGCAGGAACAGGAAGCTGGACAAGGCCGTCGAGGTGTACAAGTCCATGGTAGGGGCTGGGATGAAGCTCGAGCCGCCGGCGTACGCGACGTTCATCAGGGCATTGTGTCGGGCGGGGAGGGTTCCGGATGCATATGAGGTGTTTGATTACGGGATCGAGAGCAAGAGCATTCCGCAGGCAACCGCGTACAGTGAGCTCGAGAGCTCACTCAAGTGGCTGCGCAAGATGAAGGAGTAG
- the LOC119320790 gene encoding uncharacterized protein LOC119320790, whose amino-acid sequence MNRRRHRRRRPRSPPAPLENDDLLSEILLRLAPLPSSLPCASAVCKQWRRLVSDPRFLRRFRIHHSRSPPLLGFFGEHYFEPTMDPPNRIPTPDDSFYSFLGEDDGVGHFQLFGSRHGLVLIFDRSRNQVLVLDPFNGDRHRIAVPPDFDERETSIGGAVSRAAGDGQHFQVVLVTTQVYEQGDTAIARVYSSGTGGWGALISLLLPPKHRTSVICTGFPSILVGHSLYWLLSDMKVKERSDGILEFDLERQVLSLLPVPVDAIPTKLQLMRAVGGGLGIFFLSKFSVQLWKMETDSDGVPSWVLARTVELDKLFLLSSRKKKREPLCIKGFAEYNSVVFLRTPTDLFTIQLESLKFKKVSRTNFAARYHPFESIYVAGMGIGGGHDGAEILHNT is encoded by the exons AtgaaccgccgccgccaccgccgccgccgcccacgctcGCCGCCGGCGCCGCTCGAGAACGACGACCTCCTCTcggagatcctcctccgcctcgccCCTCTGCCGTCCTCACTCCCTTGCGCCTCCGCCGTCTGCAAGCAATGGCGCCGCCTCGTCTCCGACCCCCGCTTCCTCCGCCGCTTCCGCATCCACCACAGCCGCAGCCCTCCCCTCCTCGGTTTCTTCGGAGAACATTACTTCGAGCCTACGATGGATCCCCCCAATCGTATTCCTACCCCGGATGACAGCTTCTACTCGTTCCTCGGCGAGGACGACGGCGTCGGCCACTTCCAACTCTTCGGATCCCGCCATGGCCTCGTGCTTATCTTCGACAGATCGCGGAACCAGGTCCTGGTACTGGACCCCTTCAATGGCGATAGGCACCGCATCGCCGTTCCGCCCGATTTCGATGAGAGGGAGACCTCGATCGGCGGGGCTGTGTCTCGCGCCGCTGGAGACGGACAGCACTTCCAAGTGGTCTTGGTAACCACACAGGTATACGAGCAAGGAGATACAGCGATCGCCCGTGTTTACTCGTCGGGGACTGGCGGATGGGGTGCTCTCATCTCATTACTGCTTCCACCCAAGCATCGCACTTCCGTGATTTGTACGGGATTTCCCAGTATCCTAGTTGGGCATTCCCTGTACTGGTTGCTCTCTGACATGAAAGTTAAGGAAAGATCGGATGGCATCCTTGAGTTTGATTTGGAGAGGCAGGTCCTATCCCTGTTACCAGTGCCGGTGGATGCCATTCCTACCAAACTCCAGCTTATGCGGGCAGTGGGTGGTGGCCTTGGTATTTTCTTTCTGTCAAAATTCAGCGTCCAATTATGGAAGATGGAGACCGATTCTGATGGTGTTCCTTCATGGGTGCTAGCAAGAACTGTTGAACTGGATAAGCTATTTCTCTTGAGTTCACGGAAGAAGAAGAGAGAGCCCCTATGCATAAAGGGGTTTGCTGAGTACAATAGTGTGGTGTTCCTACGGACACCTACCGACCTCTTCACGATCCAGCTTGAGTCGCTGAAGTTCAAGAAAGTTTCCAGAACCAACTTCGCGGCTCGCTATCATCCGTTCGAAAGCATCTATGTTGCAG GCATGGGCATTGGTGGTGGACATGATGGAGCTGAAATTTTGCACAATACATAA